CCGCCCCTCTCcaggcccgccccgcccctcagGCCCCCCTCCCGTCACGGCGCGACACGGGTCCCGAAATGTTCCCCTTACCCGCAAGGGCTGCGCCCGCCCCCCGACTGCGCGGACCGCTTGAGAGACAGCGGGACAGAGATGGGCCCAGGGCACTATCCTCAGGGCCCGAGCGGAGCGCGGCGCTCCGCCTGGCCGCCGCCACCGGCCCGCGCCCCGGCGCAGGGAACAAGCGTGCGCAGGCGGGGGCGCGCGCGTGCCCGGTGGGGGCCGCACGCACGTTCGGCCCCGCCACGCGGGGCGCTGCGGTGCGTCCTCCGCGAAGCCTTCCCGGCTCGGGAGCTGAGCCATTTCTCTTGAGACCCCCAGGCCTTAACACGAATGTCTGCGTCCCCTTCCCTCAGGCTGGTGGTGAGAGAATCTGCAGTTTGTTCGCCTGCCCATCCCAGCGTCCGACCAGAAACAGCAGGCACACAGGGGGCGCCTGCTGAGTGTGTGAACCCCCACGGTAGAGCAGGGCACTCTGCGAGAGGAAAACGCTAACAGCAGCGGTCACTCTGTCTCACACCTTCCCAGGCTGGGCGCTCTCATGCACTCCTGGTTCCATCTGCGCCCAGGATAAATGCAGCGGTGCTGGTCTGCATTTCGGAGAGGAGAAAACGGAAACCAAAAAGGATGGACCATGGAATGAGCTGAGagagtccccctccccacctcctcagcCACCACCGAACTTCCCCTTCCCGACTGCCCTCGTGGGTGGGGCCCTCAGAGACCGGGGACCAGCAGGAGACCAACAGAGGCCTTAGCAACGCCCCAAGCCTCTGTGTTGCAGCAACAGGCCAGTAGGCAAGGTGGCACTGCACTTGGGCCAGACTTCCTTTTGCTTATGGAGCATGcagcagccccaggccccaggccggAGCCCCCACCCTGGGCCACTGAGAATGTGAGTCCTTCAAGGACACTCCTGCTTCTGTCATGGGGTCAGGGTGCCTCCCCATCACCTCAAAGGCCAGGAAGGGTGCCATGTCCTGGATTTGATCCTGGCCATGGGAGAAACTGCCTAGTTCACTCAggctgtggggtgtgtgtgtgtgtgtgtgtgtgtgtgtgtgtgtatgtgtaggggATATTAGGGAGGAAGAGTGCATGGCTGGTGGCTCCATGGGAGTGGAGGCCACAGCCCAGGCGTGAGACCCACCTGGGGGGTGCGGGTAGGCGGTTCCTCCCCAGGTTCTGCGGCAGGCCGAGGACTGGACAACCAGCCTCAAGACAGAGCTTCCCTCAGATCTACAACTGAGTGAGGAGCAGCGGCTGCAGGTTGGTGTGGGGCCCTGGGGTGCTAGCAAGGAGGGTCCCACAGACCCCACCTCTTACTCTGGCCACCCACAGATCTCCAAGGAGTTGGTTGACCTGCAGATCACAACGCATCACTTGAGGGAGCAACACGAGGCTGAACTCTTCGAGCTGAAGAGTGAGGTGGGTGCTGATGTGTGCCCACATGTGCCCTGAACACACAGGAGGAGGGCGCATACCGAGGACCAGTGCTGGGAGGGGTCCAGGGGCACCCCATGTGATTGTACACACTCACGGAGTgcctgtgtctccacctctcccGCGTGTGCTCTGGTGCCCTGCATGGGTCCAGATGATGTTGACCTGCCCCGGGTGTCCTGGCAGGCAGGCGCACCTGCTCACCCTGGCCACCCTGCAGGTCCTGCGGCTGGAGAGCCGGGTGCTGGAGCTGGAGCTGCATGGAGATTGTGCAGCCCCGGCAGAGGCTGACCTGGGGCGCCGCCAGAAGCTGGCACAGGGGCTTGGGCACAAGGCTCAGGAGCAGGTACACTCCATCCACCACAGACCCCAGGTCACCCTAAGTGCATGGAGGGCCTGGCTGGGTGGATTGGGCGGCGGGGAGCCAAACGGGGGTGCACAGGGGCGCAGTGAGGTTGGGACCGGCTCTCCTGTACAGGCACAGCCTGAGGACTTATTGACCCCTAAGACCGAACAACAGAAGCTGGGGAACAGTGTGAGCGTGCAGCTCCCTAGCCTGGGAATTAGTGCAGATCTGTCCCAGCCCAGGGTGCGGCTGGGCAATGCCAGGGACCCAGAGCTTGGGGTCTCATTCAGCCAGCCCTTGTGTACCCGGCAGCTACAGGGAGAATGGCAGCGAGTGCTGGAGCAGCACAGGGCCCAGAAGCAGGCGCTGGAGACCCTCGTGTGAGTGGCTGCCTCACCCGGGATGGGGAGGATCCTGGAGGGCACCTGGCGCAGATCGGCTGTTcccaagaggcagagggaggcccCGCCCTGAGCCCAGCTGAGCTTGACGCCCACGTCTACAGGGCAGATCTGGGTCGGCGGCTGCAGGGAGCCCGAGAGGAGGCCAAGATAGCTGGGCAGCGACTGGCCACACAAGCCATGGTGAGGCCCAGCCCTATCCCCTGACATCTGGTAGACGGGTGTCCTACTACGTCAGCAAAGGGCCACCTCGTGGAGCGTAGGTTCAAGGCTGCCTCCACCCGCAGGTATTGTCTGCCTGCCAGGGCCAGCTCCGCCAGGCTGAGGCGGAGAACGCCCAGCTGCAGCTGCAGCTCAAGAAGCTGAACCAAGAGTATGCCATCCAGCTGCAGCGATGTGCCCAAGCCGTGGCCGTGAGCACCACGTGGGGGTGGCCCTGTGCTGGGTGGGAGGCTTCGGGTCCCGCGGAGCCCAAGCCTGGCCCGAGTGCGCTGGGCTGCTTCCGGGACACCCCGTGGGCCCGCCCGGCCTGCCGCACGGCCCAATCTGCTCCACAGAGGGAACCGTGGGAGGAAGTGTGGGCCCAACCAAGCCCCGCCCTTGTCagccctggccccacccccagccccagccccgcccaaTCTCCTCCAGGAGTCTGCAAAGCGCACCGGCCAGGTGCCCGAAGCCGCAGCCCTTAGGACGTTCCTGGAGAGCACTCTGGAGGACATCCGGGCAGCACACCGCAGCCGTGAACAGCAGTTGGCCCGGGCTGCTCGCGCCTACCGCAAGCGCCTGGCAGATCTGAGCCGTAGACATGAGGAGCTGCTGGCCAACCACAGGTGGGCCCGTCCCTGAGACGggcacctgggggtggggtggccctgTGTGACCCGGCATGTGGCTTAGTGTGCAGCAGGTGCCGGCAGACCCCAGTGGGGCACCCTGGACCCCCAAGGCTACCTTTGATGCAGCCACCTCAGACCTGGAGCCACTGCCTCTCCACCTGGTCACCGAACTCAGTCACCTACCAGAGAACCAGGCCAGGCTGGAGACCAAGCTTTGGAAGCTCCAGGCCCAGGTGGGCTCTCCCTGCTGCCCTACACTGGCCTTGGAGCTCAGAGCCCCAGAAGAAACCCCAGCCCCAGGACAGGCTCAGCAAAGGTCCAACCCTTGAGTAGCCTGCCTTACTGAGCTGACAGAGAGTTCCTACCACACAGCCTTTCCAGTCCAATGGGCTCATGACGCTGCTCTTGTTCCTACAGAAGGGACCCAGTGGAGCCTCCCAGGGGAGCACATCAGAGCCACAGTGAGTACCCTGGGGTGGGTGTTGGGGAGATCTGCGGGGAGAGCATTCATTTATTCCCCCAACTCTAACTGCGGGGTGGGAGAACAGGGAGGCCCATCTGTGTCCTTGGGTCTCGGTCTATATGGGGGGCATCAACAATCACAGAAAGCCAAGTGCCTGGGGTGAAGGGGGTACCTGACAGGAGAGGGGCTAACCATGACTAGAAGGATCAGGGAGAGACCCTGAGGAAGGGACATTTCAGCAAGACCCAGAGGACGGAAGGATGAAGAGGTGTGGTGGGATGGCCAGCAGAGGCCCTGGCCCCAGGACGGGATAGGGGCGGGCCGCCTGGTGACTTTCACAGCCCTTGCCTCTAGATCTCCGTGTGTCTGACTACagtgggcagggactgtgtcaGCGCAACTCCGAGTTTCGAGAAGCAAACCCCTAGAATGGGGGAAGTCTTCCATCAACATCCATACAGCACTGGGGTCACTATGTTACCTCATGACTTAGGCCTCTCTGAGTCCCTGTACAGGGAGGGCTGTCCTCCTGTACAGATGGCTCAAAGGCCCAAGTGGGGCCCAAAGTGGACAGGTGGGCCCATGCAGTCCTGCACTGGCTCCCAGCAGGCAAATCAGGAATCTAGGTGCCCCAATTTGAGCATGATCATCGGTCAACACCTGGCCTGATGCTGGCCCTCACAcatgcccctccctctctcctcccaggggCCAGGAACCTGCCTCCTGGGCCCAGATCCACCAGAAGCTCCGGGACTTCTCCCGTGGCACCCAGGTAGTGGGCAAGGCCTGGCTGGGGaccccctcctcacactctgtcctgCCTCAGAGCTTCTGCCCTCCCCATGCCAGGCAGAGCTGGAACGTGAGCGGGCAAAGCTACTAGTCCGGGCCACGATGGCTGAGGAGCAACTTTCTGAGCTACAGGACTATGTGGACCAGCACTTAGGCAGGTGGGCTGGGAGTGAACTGAGGGCCTCAGCTCCAGGCAAGAGAGTCACGGCTTGTGCACAGCCAGGCAGGTGACTAAGCCTGACTCCTTTGAGCAGGTACAAACAAGAGATCCTGAGGCTGAGGAAGCTAATGGGTACAGAGGATGTCTGCAAAGTGGGGGCCACCCCTCCAGTCAAGCCCCAGCACTCCAAGACCCACAGCCGCTAGCCAGCTGTCAAATGCACTCAGCAGAACTCTTCGCAGCCGGCATGGAACCCTCCTCACAGCACCCCCTTGCCGGCAGAGGTCATGCCACCCAACCCTCCACCTAACAAGAGTCAGTACGTAGTCCAGAGTCTTTATTGTGTCCAAGTGGTCAGCCAACCTGAGAACGGGGGGCCCCAGGGACTGAGGCAGAACTGGGTTCCGGGGAAGCCTGACCGTTTGGCCCACCACTATGGACATCATAGGCCCAGACACGGTCCAGACCCTCCCCCATCACAGCCACAGGCTgccaagtggggagggggaagcgCCCCGACACCACTCGGGCCCCTGCGGGCAACTCTGCCTGCAGCTTGTCTTCCAGCAGGGGGAGCtgtgggagagagagcaggagggaggacagggtgggCAGGATTGAATACaactgcccctgcccagctcctccAGGCCCAACCCCTCCACTGAGGGGGGCCCGGGCCTCCCCTGGGGCTAGCAAACCCCACACCTACCACGCTAGGGGCCAGGAACACAGACACGTTGTGGCAGTCCCTCAGGCTCACCTGCAAGAAGAGGTCACCCCAGCAGGGAGCGGGGCCCCGGCCGAGGAAGAGGTCTGGTGAGCTTGGGGTAACTGTGGCTTCCAAGTCCTGGCCCCAGCCCACGCGGGTGCAGGCAGGGGAACCTGGGGTTGTCAGCAGGGTGGCCAACCCAGAGCTGGAAGTGTGGAGACCAGGcgtgggggcccctgggggtcCGGGACTCCCTGGGTTACCTTCCAGAGGTCCTCACGGAGGTAGCAAACACTGCCGGCACAGCCTGCTCTCCACGCGTGCAGCCGGGCCAGCCCCACTAGCCACGGGTTCAGCTCGTAGCCCACAGCCGGGCGGAGACCGCACTTATGAGCAGCCAGCACCTGTGGGCACACGCAACTGTGGGTCCAGAAGGTGGGGAGGTGCGCTGGCGAGAGGGGGAGACAAGGACACCCCCCCGCATCCCACTCCTTACAATCCTGCCGTCGCCAGAGCCCAGGTCCACCGTCTTTCCAGGACGGCCTCGCAATAGCGACAACACGTGCTCCACCTGCCGCTCACTTGCACCGACATAGGGCACCTGGGCAAGGAGGCAAGCGGGGCTGGGTCCCCAAACCTGATCccacgttggggggggggggggggtgagacgCGCAGAGCTTGCCTCCTGAGCTTTCAAGGTCCCCACCCGCGGCCCGCCAGGGAGAGGCAGCGCCTCCCACTCACTGCGGGTTCGGCTCCGCCCCCGGACCCCGCCCCCAGCCATGGCCCCGCCCCGCACCTGCAGGCGCAGCGGTACGCGGCGGAAGCCAGGCTGCAGCAGCAGCGCCCACGCGATGTAGGCGGCCAGGCCTGAGCCCGCCGCCGCCTGCAGCAGCTCCAGCGCGCCCAGCCGCCGCTCGCGCAGCTCCGACAGCGCCTCGCCCGGGTCGTCCTGCTCCATGGCGGCGGGACGCGCGCCCCAGGGTCGCCCCGCCCGAAGGCCCCTCCCGGGCTCGGGTCGGACACCCTCACACGCGAGCCGGAAGCCGGAGGGggccctcctccccgccccctacTGGAAGTGGCGGGGAGCCGgaagtgcgggggggggggggagcgccgGAAGCGGCCTTCCACTCGCTTTCCGCCGCGGCCCGGGGCCCTTCCCGCGCGTTCCGGGTCCTACTGGGACGTCTGCGGCCGCCAGCCGCACCGGCACAGCCGGCGCACGCAGGGGACCCCTGGGGAGGGCAAGGCAGGCGTGGCcggagccgggggcggggggcggccgtGGAGCTTGGCGGGAAGGGAGCCCCGGGGTGTGGGGCGGCCCGAGCCGCAAGGCTGTGTCAGAGAGACTGGTGGAGGTCCCCGCCCACCGCGACACCCGAAGGCCAGCCAAGCCCGGGGGCGGGCTCAGGGAGGACACCCTCCCGGGCCCTTCCCACAGCTGAAGGCAATTAGCCCGAGTGGACAGGACGGGGAGGGTGCGGCGGAAGTTGGGAGCTCAGCTGAGAGGGTTGACCAGGAGATCCAGCTGACCCGAGAAGGCACATGTTGGCTGTGAGTGTGGTCGGACGGGGGCCGGATATGAGGGGTCGAGCGACTGGCAGCCGGCCCAGCCACGGGAGTGGAAGAAAGAGCCCCAAGAGCTAGGCAGACCACCTTCCTTCTCCaaaaacgcaaaaaaaaaaaaaaagagttcccgGAGGTGATCTGGCAAAGCCTGGGGGTGGGAGAAACAAATAGGGGGACAGAGCCCTGGGTcaggtggcagagccagaaccTCCTCATCCCACCTTGAGGCTGGGTGAGATGTCTCGTGAATGTTAGGGGCTTTCATGTACACAGGTCATGGCCTGGCTACTTGGACATCCGCGACCCTGGTCCGGAGCCTCAGCATCAGACAATATAAACATGCCCaagacccctgcccccaccttcagGTACACATCGCCTCACATGCCTGCCTGTACTTGTCCCCAACTGGCCCCAGTCCTGAAAGGCGTCTGTGGGTGGCAGGAAACTCCAGTGCCATGCTCCCAAGAAATGAGCACTGGGGAGGAGGGTCGGCCCCACGTGGCTCACAGGATCCTGTCTCCTGTGGGACTGTCACTGAGCCCTCCCCAGAAAGAAAGTTTGTGCACTGGGCTCtaggcagttgggggggggggtgcttacACAGTACCCCACCCTTGTGTGTTTTGTTCCTTGTTTTATTACGAGGGTAGCACCTGGCACCtagaaggcactcaataaaatttgttgactgaatgaatgcaCGTAACCAGACTCCTCAGTGCACACACCCCACAACTCTCATGTTTACTCAGGTGCTCTGCTCCTCAGCAGTTGGGCACGTACCTGTGTGAGTGCACACGCCCAGAGGTGCCCCACAGGCCAGCTCCCTTAGCCCACAGCCCCCACATACATGCTCACCCACACCGTTTCCccttgcccccgccccccagggcaGGCATGAAGCCCCTGGCCCAAGACTTTGGGGCATGACCTGGAGCACCCCGGGCCTCTTTTAGCCCTGTTAGCCATACCCACTCCTGCCCTTTCTGCACCTTATGAAAAGAATACTAGTTGCAAAGTTAGCACTTTGCGGAGGGGGTGTGCATGGGAGGCTCAGGCACTTCCTGGGACAGGTGCGTAGAGACCGGTGTCCAACCAAGGGCTCAGCCCAGAGCAGCCGCCCTACGTTTTTGTGGACAGGTGGTCTGGGAGGCAGTCCACAGTGACCCCTGGGTGTGGCCAGGGGCGTCCTTCCCATGAAAGGCTGTGGGGAACTGACCACAAAATCAGGACAGATACCAAGGGTAAGGATAGCCTTGGAGAGGAAGCCGTCCTTGGGGCCTGGACAAAGCAGAAACCTCCCAGCAGAGGAGGAGGATCAGGAGAGTACAcccatctcttcctcctctggtcTTTGCCGAGATGCTCTTCGGTGAGGGGAAGAGTCCAGGGGAAAGGTCCAGGCTGGAGATCAAAACACAGGGTCATCAGCACACTGATGGTTTTTAAAGCCACGAGGCTGCTCCAGCTCTCCGATGAGTGAATATCAAGGGACAGGAGAGGTCTACTGCGTGACCCTGAGCACTCCATGGTTGAGAGTTTGGGGAGAAGGGAGCGGCAGTGAGCCTCAGGAGGGCAGGTGGCTGCAAACCCCTGGGAACCTGCCTCCCCTACCCACAACTGTCAGCCAAATCTGGAGGAAGGAGCCCTGTATCTGGGCCCTGCACAGACCGGCCGGCCTCTCTTTTAGTCTCAGCTCCTACCTGAAAGAGGAGGCCGCCCCCGGCCTCCACGCCCACCGTCAGCTCCTTCCCCACCGCAGACTGGCAGATGAGGATGGGAAGCTGTTTCTGGGGCTCAGCCTGTGagtccaggtgccccacccccaccctgagctTTGGCTTCCTCAGGAACTGGTGGGGTTGGAGTGAGCAGAGTCAGCCAGTCCCCGGTTCAGAAGCCCTCGCATGCACCCCCGCCCCAGGGGCATTCAGCCTCCGCACAGGGCTTTGTCCCAAACTGCCCTGGCCTTTTATGTGACTGAGGCTGAAGAGGAAGGCGCAGGCAGCAACAATGGGGCCAGTGGCGGGAAACGGTCCTTAGAGACCCCATTGTATCACCCTGCCCTCCAGAAACGGTGCCCGACCTGCAGGGGAGACCCCGCTCCCGTGAGGATGAGCCATGTCCGGATGCTATGCACGTCTCAGGGCCCTCAGGACAGAGGGGGCCATTCTTCCCTGAGGATCGGACGCAGCCAGGATGACTCTGCTGGGCTCCCAGCGGACCACAGAGGGAAGTCTGGCATCCTGCCAGATTGCACCGCCTTCCCTCACAGGCTAGGAGTGCTGTCTTCCTGCCTGTCCCCCAGTAAAGGACCCCTCCCACCTCAGACCTGGGGAGTTACAGCCCTTTTTCCGCTTGCATTCTCACTTACGGAAGAACCTGGCCTCGAAGGTAGGAGCAGCAGAGCTGAGGATCGCGTGGAAGGAAGGGTCCCTGCTTCCCCCCAACCCAAGCAGCAGCTCGCCTTCAAGGCACGGGCACGGGCCACTCTCCCACTCACTAGCTGGGTGGCCTTAGACAAGGCATCACTGCCCAGAGCCTCAGTGTCCTACTCCGAAGCAGAAATCAGagcagtggggctgggggggctTAGATGGCCCAGGCTCAGGCATGGGACATTCCATCTACGCTGGCTAATGACATCAGTGTTCTTATTGGTTATGGCTATCACCTCAGAAGCAGCTGGGACCCTGAGGAggctgtccctccccacccaccctctcccagcccctccccagtgcCCTGCTCCCGGCCGCTCAGTCCAGTGCCACCTCACAGGGGTGGAGGTGGTCGGCGTGGGCAGCCGCATAGGCACGGCTGAATTCCTGGAAGCGGGGTGCACAGCCCAGCCAGGCCTCACCAAAGCGGCTCCAGCCCATGAAGAGGAAGGCGCCGGGGCCAGGACGGACGCCGCAGCGCAGCGGGGTGTGAATGGAGGCCTGGCCCCCAGACTCCCCGACCCGGAACAGCGGCAGCGTCTGTCGGAGGACACGGGCAGCTGCCACTGTGATAACAGATTCCTGCAGCTCTGTGTTGTGGGCAACCCCACGGATGGTTCCGTTGATCACTGCGAGGAGACATGCTGCCAGTGGcttgcagggcagggcagggcagggcagaccccagcccccacccccctgcgGTGGGGACACTCACCAAAGTCGCTGGTGCACGCAGTCAGCAGGAGCTCGGCATCGCTGCAGGGCCTGCAGACACCTGGCATGAAGGGGGGGATCCTGACCGTAGGTCCTGCCCTCTCCTGGACCCCCCTAGGCCTCCCCCCAGctagaggcaggagggagagggcaggccGCCAGACCCTCCCCTCACGGCCTGATGGCAACGGGGGACCTGAGGGAGCAGACGGGCACACACATCTTGAAGACACGCTGTATCCGGGGTGACACTTGCACGCTTGTGCGGGGAACAGACGTGGGCCTAGGGGCCGTGCCCAGTGCGCGGGCACAGGGACTCGCCGACCTGCAGGGGGTGTATGGGGGCACACTCCCATACACCCATCTTACATACGCACACCAGCACGAGGGAACCCTGCGCCCCCCAGAGCTGCCTCCCGCCGCCCAAAGACACCAGCCCAACCTGGTGGGAGACAGGAGGGACTTTGGAGTAGTTGGCCGGGGGCCAGGGTGCAGAACAGAAAGATCCCCTGTGGGGTCAGGCTTCAAGTTCTAAGAGAGTAAAGAGCTGGGCCTGGTGCCCTGCAGGGGGGGCAAGGCAGCGTCTCCATGGTGACCAAGCACACACTGGACTTTTTGTTGTActagactgggggaggggagggaggtcacTGCCGGGCCAGGGAGCCCTGGACAGCTTTGGCTGGAGGCTTTGATTCTGTCCCTccgtcttcccctcccccagcccctcagggACCAGGAGTCCCCGCggcctcccctttcccccattctGCCCGGTGCTAGCTCTTTCCCTAGGCTGAATCATGAGGCATTGCCCGCCCCCTTTCCAGACCCTCCGACCTGTCCTCgctagctgtgtggcctctggCAACCCATTTCACTCTCATGCCTGTTGCTCTCCCTGTACAGTGGGGACGAcaggcccaccccccacccagctcaTCACTCACCATCGGCACCAAGACCGTGGGCCTGTGGAGGCAGCTCTGGGTACCTGTCCTCGTGCGTTTCGAAGCGGAAGGAAGCCACGCGGCGGCTGATGTCTGGGTGCGGGGTGGCCTGCAGGAAGAGGGCCCGGCGCTCACGGGGACCCCAGCGCACGCACCGGCCCCCCGCCGGGCCCAAACCCTCGGCCAGCAGCAGCTCCAGGGCGCCGCCCGCCCGCTCCGCGAAGACTTGGGCGCCTGCGAAGGACCGCGCGGGCCGCAGGCAGGCGATGCCCGAGCGCgtgccggagccggagccggccAGGGTCAGGCGCAGCGCCCCGGCCGGGTACAGCCACTGGATCACGCCCT
This window of the Neofelis nebulosa isolate mNeoNeb1 chromosome 18, mNeoNeb1.pri, whole genome shotgun sequence genome carries:
- the ANTKMT gene encoding adenine nucleotide translocase lysine N-methyltransferase isoform X2 gives rise to the protein MEQDDPGEALSELRERRLGALELLQAAAGSGLAAYIAWALLLQPGFRRVPLRLQVPYVGASERQVEHVLSLLRGRPGKTVDLGSGDGRIVLAAHKCGLRPAVGYELNPWLVGLARLHAWRAGCAGSVCYLREDLWKLPLLEDKLQAELPAGARVVSGRFPLPTWQPVAVMGEGLDRVWAYDVHSGGPNGQASPEPSSASVPGAPRSQVG
- the METRN gene encoding meteorin, translated to MPPPALLCALCWGLLATATHAGYSGDGCSWSGSGLTQEPGSVGQLSLACSEGVIQWLYPAGALRLTLAGSGSGTRSGIACLRPARSFAGAQVFAERAGGALELLLAEGLGPAGGRCVRWGPRERRALFLQATPHPDISRRVASFRFETHEDRYPELPPQAHGLGADGVCRPCSDAELLLTACTSDFVINGTIRGVAHNTELQESVITVAAARVLRQTLPLFRVGESGGQASIHTPLRCGVRPGPGAFLFMGWSRFGEAWLGCAPRFQEFSRAYAAAHADHLHPCEVALD
- the ANTKMT gene encoding adenine nucleotide translocase lysine N-methyltransferase isoform X1, which translates into the protein MEQDDPGEALSELRERRLGALELLQAAAGSGLAAYIAWALLLQPGFRRVPLRLQVPYVGASERQVEHVLSLLRGRPGKTVDLGSGDGRIVLAAHKCGLRPAVGYELNPWLVGLARLHAWRAGCAGSVCYLREDLWKVSLRDCHNVSVFLAPSVLPLLEDKLQAELPAGARVVSGRFPLPTWQPVAVMGEGLDRVWAYDVHSGGPNGQASPEPSSASVPGAPRSQVG